A single Bifidobacterium scardovii JCM 12489 = DSM 13734 DNA region contains:
- a CDS encoding sensor histidine kinase → MADFTQVLATRPDFNDADREWLHHLVGDWQVIADLSFADLLLIVQDGNGDYVVAEQCRPSTVVTLRSEDVVGKKAPADMTGELDAAMQSEVVFRSTVLRSVGKSTVCNVYAPVRHNGKTLGLVIRETNMATRESNGRYESESINAGKHLYEMIPRGQFPYTDAVMSQRHNARVADGFMILTTEGVVRYASPNAISCFRRLGSLTPMQGRLLSEAGTQLLHENDPLPESLPLVLSGKAAIDSELAANKSAVSMRSLPLYDTNGRTGAIVLCRDVTELRRREQELQTKDATISEIHHRVKNNLQAVSALLRLQARKTKSDEVKKELEEAQRRVQTIAMVHEGLSQTADEIVDFDKVISNLLKMSVDLATMRDQHITIGYVGQFGMMPAQDATPLSLVLTELITNAVEHGFEGRKEGHIVISVGRSGSNLNVVVEDDGSGLDHEERNGMARSSGSGLGTQIINTFVTNDFGGSVHWEQRREGGTRVVLDMKLRAAQSE, encoded by the coding sequence ATGGCTGATTTCACACAAGTACTGGCTACGCGCCCCGACTTCAACGACGCGGACCGCGAATGGCTGCACCATCTGGTGGGCGACTGGCAGGTCATCGCCGATCTGAGCTTCGCCGACCTGCTGCTCATCGTGCAGGACGGCAACGGCGACTATGTGGTGGCCGAGCAGTGCCGTCCCTCCACCGTGGTCACGCTGCGCTCCGAGGACGTCGTCGGCAAGAAGGCCCCCGCCGACATGACCGGCGAGCTGGATGCGGCGATGCAGTCCGAGGTCGTGTTCCGCTCCACCGTGCTGCGCTCCGTCGGCAAGTCCACCGTGTGCAACGTGTACGCGCCGGTGCGGCACAACGGCAAGACGCTGGGTCTGGTGATCCGCGAGACCAACATGGCCACGCGCGAATCCAACGGCCGCTATGAGTCGGAGAGCATCAACGCGGGCAAGCATCTGTACGAGATGATCCCGCGCGGCCAGTTCCCCTACACCGATGCGGTGATGAGCCAGCGGCACAACGCGCGCGTCGCCGACGGATTCATGATCCTGACCACGGAGGGCGTGGTGCGCTACGCCTCGCCGAACGCCATCAGCTGCTTCCGCCGGCTCGGGTCGTTGACCCCCATGCAGGGCCGGCTGCTCAGCGAGGCCGGGACCCAGCTGCTGCACGAGAACGACCCGCTGCCCGAATCGCTGCCGCTGGTGCTCAGCGGCAAGGCCGCCATCGACTCCGAACTCGCCGCCAACAAGTCCGCCGTGTCGATGCGCTCGCTGCCGCTGTACGACACGAACGGCCGCACCGGCGCGATCGTGCTGTGCCGCGACGTGACCGAGCTGCGCCGGCGCGAGCAGGAATTGCAGACCAAGGACGCGACGATCTCCGAGATCCACCACCGCGTCAAGAACAACCTGCAGGCCGTGTCCGCGCTGCTGCGGCTGCAGGCGCGCAAGACCAAGTCCGACGAGGTCAAGAAGGAGTTGGAGGAGGCCCAGCGCCGCGTGCAGACCATCGCGATGGTGCACGAGGGGCTGAGCCAGACCGCCGACGAGATCGTCGACTTCGACAAGGTGATCTCGAACCTGCTCAAGATGAGCGTCGATCTGGCCACGATGCGCGACCAGCACATCACCATCGGCTACGTCGGCCAGTTCGGCATGATGCCGGCGCAGGACGCGACCCCGCTGTCCCTGGTGCTCACCGAGCTGATCACCAACGCGGTCGAGCATGGGTTCGAGGGGCGCAAGGAGGGGCATATCGTCATCTCCGTGGGCCGCTCCGGCTCCAACCTCAACGTCGTGGTGGAGGATGACGGTTCTGGTCTGGACCATGAGGAACGCAACGGCATGGCGCGCTCCTCCGGCTCCGGTCTGGGCACGCAGATCATCAACACCTTCGTGACCAACGACTTCGGCGGTTCCGTGCACTGGGAGCAGCGCCGCGAAGGCGGCACCCGCGTGGTGCTCGATATGAAGCTGCGCGCCGCGCAGTCCGAATGA
- a CDS encoding LCP family protein translates to MVDGNGGATPSTPPSFIPSAQRRRASRAGNAAQASGIEPSSSEARPSQHAESAPPAFAPSSGRRSRTSQSRQSGAAGTGAPASPAAQPQSFAPAAAPDRQPRRSSGSSRTASPAPASYTAASRRERLQSRQFSPSRQSNAAAHPQAGPGNGQAVSGGTPAIALRGPGRGAGRSARRHRPLRVLLITLALLVAVGVISVFGAWNWVNGHLVKSDWLTDMANTKGTSWLLLGSDERDGTEGVAGSDASDITGSRTDTILVLTKPKSGHSSLISIPRDSLMNVDGQYMKINAVSQFYGDKALVGQVESLSGQKIDHVAEIRFGGLKNVVDAIGGVELCYDQDVSDGYSGLEWKSGCHMADGTTALAFSRMRYADAQGDFGRAARQRQVIGAVMKKALSGGTLLNFPKVGKLANAALASITVDEKTNPYTLLQMALAFRDATGSNGVSGSVYWSNPNYYVDGVGSSVLLDDAKNKELFSQLASGTHKAGDVGTLAEEG, encoded by the coding sequence ATGGTTGACGGCAACGGCGGGGCAACGCCATCGACTCCCCCCAGCTTCATTCCGTCCGCGCAACGCCGCCGTGCGAGCCGCGCCGGGAATGCGGCGCAGGCCTCCGGCATCGAACCGTCATCGTCCGAGGCACGGCCCTCCCAGCACGCCGAGTCGGCGCCGCCGGCGTTCGCCCCGTCCTCGGGGCGCCGGTCCCGGACCTCGCAGTCCCGGCAGTCCGGCGCGGCCGGCACCGGGGCGCCCGCGTCCCCGGCCGCGCAGCCGCAGAGCTTCGCTCCGGCGGCCGCCCCCGACCGGCAGCCCCGTCGCTCCTCGGGATCGTCGAGGACGGCCTCGCCGGCGCCGGCATCGTACACAGCCGCATCGCGGCGCGAGCGCCTGCAATCCCGCCAGTTCTCCCCCTCCCGCCAGTCGAACGCCGCGGCGCATCCCCAAGCCGGCCCGGGCAACGGGCAGGCGGTCTCCGGCGGTACCCCCGCCATCGCCCTGCGCGGCCCGGGACGAGGCGCGGGACGTTCCGCCCGCCGCCACCGCCCGCTGCGCGTCCTGCTGATCACGCTGGCCCTGCTGGTCGCCGTAGGCGTGATCAGCGTGTTCGGCGCATGGAACTGGGTGAACGGCCATCTGGTCAAATCCGACTGGCTGACCGATATGGCCAACACCAAGGGCACCAGCTGGCTGCTGCTCGGCTCCGACGAGAGGGACGGCACCGAAGGCGTGGCCGGTTCGGACGCCAGCGACATCACCGGCTCGCGCACCGATACGATCCTGGTGCTCACCAAGCCGAAAAGCGGTCACAGCTCGCTGATCTCCATCCCCCGCGACTCGCTGATGAACGTCGACGGGCAGTACATGAAGATCAACGCCGTCTCCCAGTTCTACGGCGACAAGGCGCTGGTCGGGCAGGTCGAGTCGCTCTCGGGGCAGAAGATCGACCATGTGGCCGAAATCCGCTTCGGCGGGCTGAAGAACGTCGTCGACGCCATCGGCGGCGTCGAACTATGCTACGACCAGGACGTCAGCGACGGCTATTCCGGGCTGGAATGGAAATCGGGCTGCCATATGGCCGACGGCACCACCGCTCTGGCGTTCTCGCGCATGCGGTACGCCGACGCGCAGGGCGACTTCGGCCGCGCCGCCCGCCAGCGCCAGGTCATCGGCGCGGTGATGAAGAAGGCGCTCAGCGGCGGCACGCTGCTCAACTTCCCCAAGGTCGGCAAGCTGGCGAACGCGGCGCTGGCCTCCATCACCGTCGACGAGAAGACCAACCCCTACACGCTGCTGCAGATGGCGCTCGCCTTCCGCGACGCCACCGGCTCCAACGGCGTCAGCGGCAGCGTGTACTGGAGCAATCCCAACTACTACGTGGACGGCGTCGGCTCCTCCGTGCTGCTCGACGACGCGAAGAACAAGGAACTGTTCTCCCAGCTGGCCAGCGGCACGCACAAGGCCGGCGATGTCGGCACGCTGGCCGAGGAAGGCTGA
- a CDS encoding WhiB family transcriptional regulator encodes MWGVVDDSAEEPLKGLKELWGLFKADDDLSWHHKALCSQTDPEAFFPEKGGSTRDAKRVCARCEVREQCLKWAIDHDERFGIWGGLSERERRRYKKEHKEHA; translated from the coding sequence ATGTGGGGTGTCGTCGATGATTCCGCCGAAGAGCCGTTGAAGGGCCTGAAGGAGCTGTGGGGGCTGTTCAAGGCGGATGACGACCTGTCATGGCATCACAAGGCCCTGTGCTCGCAGACCGATCCCGAAGCGTTCTTCCCCGAAAAGGGCGGTTCCACGCGCGACGCCAAGCGGGTGTGCGCGCGGTGCGAGGTGCGCGAGCAGTGCCTGAAATGGGCCATCGACCACGACGAGCGTTTTGGCATCTGGGGCGGTCTGAGCGAACGCGAGCGCCGCCGGTACAAGAAGGAACATAAGGAGCACGCGTGA
- a CDS encoding GreA/GreB family elongation factor, with amino-acid sequence MGNEEKAVLLTQDAYDKLKADLAYREGQYREEITKRIAAARAEGDLSENGGYQAAREEQGKNEGRINELIVKLRNAKIVQAPEEGTVGNGSLVTIELGGNEMRYVLGARDMASVSEYDVLSEDSPIGKAIIGAKTGDTVSYQAPNGRTISVTIKDAKPLQ; translated from the coding sequence ATGGGCAACGAAGAAAAGGCCGTGCTGCTCACGCAGGACGCGTATGACAAGCTGAAGGCGGATCTCGCCTACCGCGAGGGGCAGTACCGCGAGGAGATCACCAAGCGCATCGCCGCGGCGCGCGCCGAGGGCGATCTGTCCGAGAACGGCGGCTACCAGGCCGCCCGCGAGGAGCAGGGCAAGAACGAGGGCCGCATCAACGAGCTGATCGTCAAGCTGCGCAACGCGAAGATCGTCCAGGCGCCCGAGGAGGGCACCGTCGGCAACGGCTCGCTGGTCACGATCGAGCTGGGCGGCAACGAGATGCGCTACGTGCTGGGCGCCCGCGACATGGCGTCCGTCTCCGAATACGACGTGCTGAGCGAGGACTCGCCGATCGGCAAGGCCATCATCGGCGCCAAGACCGGCGACACGGTCAGCTACCAGGCGCCCAACGGCCGCACGATCTCCGTGACCATCAAGGACGCCAAGCCGCTGCAGTAG
- the trhA gene encoding PAQR family membrane homeostasis protein TrhA, with protein sequence MATIPESEIERRRAVVTAAREAALQAKADAVRIRAHNKADNIRRRGEERARAAIAKGEARAARLEGISPAEVERKIRLDVHGRPKPLLRGWIHAVATPLALAAGIVLICLAHGAGLKWACAVFMVCSLVLFANSATYHLGDWSPRVTDVLRRIDHMNIFLLIAGTYTPVAFALEPFWRNAIIAGIWSCTLVALVIHVIWIGAPRWLYVIVYIVFGVASTAFMGLFWASPYAGPAVVVLLASGGACYIAGAIVYGLRKPDPWPRVFGFHEIFHTGTVAGYACHMVAIYMVIVALWSA encoded by the coding sequence ATGGCGACTATCCCTGAAAGCGAGATCGAGCGCAGACGAGCGGTGGTGACGGCGGCCCGGGAGGCGGCCCTGCAGGCGAAGGCCGACGCGGTCCGCATCAGGGCACACAACAAGGCCGACAACATCCGCCGGCGAGGCGAGGAGCGGGCCCGCGCGGCGATCGCCAAGGGCGAGGCCCGCGCCGCCCGGCTCGAGGGCATCTCCCCCGCCGAGGTGGAGCGCAAGATCCGCCTCGACGTGCACGGCCGGCCCAAACCGCTGCTGCGCGGATGGATCCATGCCGTGGCCACGCCGCTGGCCCTGGCCGCGGGCATCGTGCTGATCTGCCTGGCGCACGGCGCCGGGCTCAAGTGGGCGTGCGCCGTGTTCATGGTCTGCTCGCTGGTGCTGTTCGCCAACTCGGCCACCTATCATCTGGGCGACTGGTCGCCCCGCGTCACCGACGTGCTGCGGCGCATCGACCACATGAACATCTTCCTGCTCATCGCCGGCACCTACACGCCGGTGGCGTTCGCGCTCGAACCGTTCTGGCGCAACGCGATCATCGCGGGCATCTGGTCGTGCACGCTGGTGGCGCTGGTCATCCACGTGATCTGGATCGGCGCGCCCCGCTGGCTGTACGTGATCGTCTACATCGTGTTCGGCGTGGCCAGCACGGCGTTCATGGGCCTGTTCTGGGCCTCGCCCTACGCCGGTCCTGCCGTGGTGGTCCTGCTCGCCTCGGGCGGCGCCTGCTACATCGCCGGCGCGATCGTCTACGGGCTGCGCAAGCCCGATCCGTGGCCCCGCGTGTTCGGCTTCCACGAGATCTTCCACACCGGCACCGTCGCCGGCTATGCCTGCCACATGGTCGCCATCTACATGGTGATCGTCGCGCTGTGGAGCGCGTGA
- a CDS encoding FtsK/SpoIIIE domain-containing protein, giving the protein MSDSSTSRASRMPASRHGRHHRHRGRGSDAPGLGLGSVLTVVAMAAPLSAQLVMLVAMLAERRWMFAAMVAPGLVGCAASMALAAIPSLRRATDGTATGEAHASPRRAAGRVPAACMTDPSSAGREDGPDATGHSARPHDPARDFADGPCPPWETLSGIDPSRDRRCWQRIVRRWLEPPDTAALIGTAASEPFALDLVAQGPHALVAGTTGSGKSVLLQTWCMALACANPPDRLQFVFLDFKGGAAFSELERLPHTVGCVCDLDLAHARRALDALEHEITRRERLVAARHAADVRQLADPPARMVIMVDEFHALRDQLPDSVDRLVRVAALGRSLGMHLVACTQNPLGQVSADMKANIAVNVCLRVRDPMQSRELLGSPLAASISPAVPGAAYCHDGMDMTALRCAAARDLTALADAVVTAHRFCATPAPPPLFNAPLPRVAPRPGVGPVASRDAIPFAMGDTGVALREETIALSRGNIAIIGQRGRGKTTLLDLFAESIRVLPGIRLQRTRGSGQGTDARPDTRMGPVPHRDGTDPPPGPGLVWLVDDADPLLDPLCPDPLAATLREAMADPAVTVIIAVETSRHLRVPEHCAARIVFPTGERTTDMMNGIPAPLLDRMPPADADIPGRAVLIERGRATPVQCFLQIRG; this is encoded by the coding sequence ATGAGCGACAGCAGCACGTCCCGCGCATCCCGGATGCCGGCGTCCCGCCATGGCCGGCATCACCGGCATCGCGGGCGCGGATCCGACGCGCCCGGGCTCGGCCTTGGATCCGTGCTGACCGTGGTCGCCATGGCGGCGCCGCTGAGCGCGCAGCTGGTGATGCTCGTCGCGATGCTGGCCGAGCGCCGCTGGATGTTCGCCGCGATGGTCGCCCCCGGTCTGGTCGGATGCGCGGCGTCCATGGCGCTCGCCGCCATACCGTCCCTGCGCCGCGCCACCGACGGGACGGCCACCGGCGAGGCGCACGCGTCGCCGCGGCGGGCAGCGGGCCGCGTGCCGGCGGCGTGCATGACGGATCCGTCATCCGCCGGACGCGAGGACGGCCCCGACGCCACCGGGCATTCCGCCCGGCCGCACGATCCGGCCCGGGATTTCGCCGATGGCCCATGCCCGCCGTGGGAGACGCTGAGCGGCATCGATCCCTCGCGCGACCGCCGCTGCTGGCAGCGCATCGTACGCCGGTGGCTGGAGCCGCCTGACACGGCGGCGCTGATCGGCACCGCCGCATCGGAGCCGTTCGCGCTGGATCTGGTGGCGCAGGGCCCGCATGCCCTGGTGGCCGGCACGACGGGTTCGGGCAAGTCGGTGCTGCTGCAGACCTGGTGCATGGCGCTGGCCTGCGCCAATCCGCCGGACCGGCTCCAATTCGTGTTCCTCGACTTCAAGGGAGGCGCCGCATTCAGCGAGTTGGAACGGCTGCCCCACACCGTCGGATGCGTCTGCGACCTCGATCTGGCCCACGCCAGGCGCGCGCTGGACGCGCTGGAGCATGAGATCACGCGCCGCGAGCGTCTGGTCGCCGCCCGGCATGCCGCCGACGTGCGGCAGTTGGCCGATCCCCCGGCCCGCATGGTGATCATGGTCGACGAATTCCATGCGCTGCGCGACCAGCTGCCCGATTCCGTGGACCGCCTGGTGCGCGTCGCCGCCCTCGGCCGCTCGCTGGGCATGCATCTGGTGGCCTGCACGCAGAATCCGCTGGGGCAGGTCAGCGCCGACATGAAGGCGAACATCGCGGTGAACGTCTGCCTGCGCGTGCGCGACCCCATGCAGTCCCGAGAACTGCTCGGCTCGCCGCTGGCCGCGTCCATCAGCCCGGCCGTTCCGGGCGCGGCCTACTGCCACGACGGCATGGACATGACGGCCCTGCGCTGCGCCGCGGCACGCGATCTGACGGCGCTCGCCGACGCCGTCGTCACGGCGCATCGGTTTTGCGCGACGCCGGCGCCCCCGCCACTGTTCAACGCGCCCCTGCCGCGTGTCGCGCCCCGGCCCGGCGTCGGCCCGGTCGCCAGCCGTGACGCCATACCGTTCGCCATGGGCGATACCGGTGTGGCGCTGCGCGAGGAGACCATCGCCCTGTCGCGCGGCAACATCGCCATCATCGGCCAGCGCGGCCGCGGCAAGACCACGCTGCTCGACCTGTTCGCCGAGTCGATCCGCGTCCTGCCCGGGATCCGGCTGCAACGCACCCGAGGCTCCGGGCAGGGCACTGATGCGCGTCCGGACACCCGCATGGGACCCGTGCCGCACCGGGACGGGACGGATCCGCCGCCCGGCCCCGGCCTGGTATGGCTGGTCGACGACGCCGATCCCCTGCTGGACCCGCTGTGTCCCGATCCGCTGGCGGCCACGCTGCGCGAGGCGATGGCCGATCCGGCCGTCACGGTGATCATCGCGGTCGAGACGTCACGGCATCTGCGCGTGCCGGAGCACTGCGCGGCGCGCATCGTGTTCCCCACCGGCGAACGGACGACGGATATGATGAATGGCATTCCCGCACCGCTGCTCGACCGCATGCCCCCCGCGGACGCCGATATTCCCGGCCGGGCTGTGCTGATCGAGCGCGGCCGCGCGACGCCGGTCCAGTGCTTTCTGCAAATCCGTGGGTGA
- a CDS encoding glycosyltransferase family 2 protein, with amino-acid sequence MNPTGSSAIQQAIAASLAARPYSHRQDVSADAAAVITVEEDLRFLPDTLRAVLAQSVLPGTIVIVDCSGDTSRSMVTDFSVIPSPAGPISSVPEAKTVTVQVVGAKGASSFGDAVAKGLSQARLPGQVRALWLLHDDSRPADDECLSRLLDAWRNNPTASLLGAKQLDWEGSSLHDVGLYAGHHRLESLVVDGEEDQEQYDARQDVFAVSLAGALLPIETLHALGGVNRWFTTFAESADFCRRVCLNGGRVVVVPSARIAHRRARFEGIRTRGGAPVDERGTIDTAMTVMDCAQRYRYTDTRLALWPLIWLWSLIGGIGRSLAQLFSKKPYEAWCELCMPWRALASLPGGIAARRLVSRQTNVPPMRLTALSVNRQQLRQWHDRRQALDDQRRTVLLGPLARAHLRARRIRRWSLALGMALASFLVVAIVYRQVFAAVFSGGSLYSDQLLPTSADLGQLADSATTLWVFGAGTGVPAPPAPWLLVWLAVSVVTAGHTTAALALIFFAAAPLAALSFWALAGVFTRSDAVRVVGGLLWVALGLAMGLFDAANLPMLTVMVFLPAAFAFAFRAVGLYHTEDQLHPHRSVQAAALASLCFIPVVAAEPQLLLPLIVTFLVFLIFVPRHRVMLLLMPVPAAFVVSPTLVNAVRYARDGAWRQLFGDVMVPSRQVNGGPGAVNLADVTARAFGLDAGGGIWPFGSDPYAIAIVAVCALLAILAVVALCLPFALRVARMMWVVSLTGAALAICCSRVAIAADLDGDVAASVLPGFTMMLLGFMSCICVLAGGAVKRFVPLRVAAGAAADTSAGTSGAAHASRRAVAGTRPASAARTSAARTSAVGTSAARTKAVHLGRALLVAALALCTVATGGVALIGPQRRSVAVSRSGLPMVAVDYLQQGDDHRILALRAASETDVEFTVMRTMRGDLVDSSPLQRVRLAFEGNDDADATIAAAGASLLSGADSQAIAQISRLGFGGIFVASSGGDAATAGEQLQSNVTASEGTQSVVANDSGTYYRLTINSADSQNIDTSWQRRTQSSQWRYAWLWCMGVIVTLYCLVALPRRSYRYYREES; translated from the coding sequence ATGAATCCAACAGGCAGCAGCGCAATTCAACAGGCCATCGCCGCATCGCTGGCGGCCCGCCCGTACTCCCATCGGCAGGACGTCTCCGCCGATGCGGCGGCGGTGATCACCGTGGAGGAGGACCTGCGGTTCCTCCCCGACACCCTGCGCGCCGTGCTCGCCCAAAGCGTGCTGCCCGGCACGATCGTCATCGTCGACTGCAGCGGGGATACCTCCCGGTCCATGGTGACCGATTTCAGCGTCATTCCCTCGCCGGCGGGGCCGATCTCCAGCGTGCCCGAGGCCAAGACCGTCACGGTGCAGGTGGTTGGGGCGAAAGGCGCCTCGTCGTTCGGCGACGCGGTGGCCAAGGGGCTTTCCCAGGCCCGGCTGCCCGGGCAGGTCCGTGCGCTGTGGCTGCTGCACGACGATTCCCGTCCCGCCGACGACGAATGCCTGTCACGGCTGCTTGACGCGTGGCGCAACAATCCGACCGCATCCCTGCTTGGCGCCAAACAGCTGGACTGGGAGGGCTCGTCCCTGCACGACGTCGGTCTGTACGCCGGCCATCACCGTCTCGAATCGCTGGTCGTGGACGGCGAGGAGGACCAGGAGCAGTACGATGCCCGGCAGGACGTGTTCGCGGTGTCCCTGGCCGGCGCGCTGCTGCCGATCGAGACGCTGCACGCGTTGGGCGGCGTGAACCGGTGGTTCACCACCTTCGCCGAATCGGCGGATTTCTGCCGCCGCGTCTGCCTCAACGGAGGCAGGGTCGTCGTGGTGCCCTCCGCCCGCATCGCGCACCGCCGCGCGCGCTTCGAAGGCATCCGCACCCGCGGGGGAGCGCCGGTGGACGAGCGCGGAACGATCGATACGGCGATGACGGTGATGGACTGCGCGCAGCGCTACCGCTACACCGACACCCGTCTGGCGCTCTGGCCCTTGATCTGGCTGTGGAGCCTGATCGGCGGCATCGGGCGCTCGCTCGCGCAGCTGTTCTCCAAGAAGCCGTATGAGGCGTGGTGCGAGCTGTGCATGCCGTGGAGGGCCCTTGCCTCGCTGCCCGGCGGCATCGCCGCACGCCGGCTGGTGTCGCGCCAGACCAACGTGCCGCCCATGCGGCTGACGGCGCTGAGCGTGAACCGGCAGCAGCTGCGCCAATGGCATGATCGCCGGCAGGCGCTCGACGACCAGCGCCGCACCGTGCTGCTCGGCCCGCTGGCCAGGGCGCATCTGCGCGCCCGCCGGATCCGCCGCTGGTCGCTCGCCCTGGGCATGGCGCTGGCGTCGTTCCTCGTCGTCGCCATCGTCTACCGGCAGGTGTTCGCCGCCGTGTTCTCGGGCGGTTCGCTGTACTCCGACCAGTTGCTGCCGACCTCCGCGGATCTCGGCCAGCTCGCCGATTCGGCCACGACCCTGTGGGTGTTCGGCGCGGGAACCGGCGTTCCGGCGCCCCCCGCGCCGTGGCTGCTGGTCTGGCTGGCGGTGTCGGTGGTGACCGCCGGGCACACGACCGCCGCGCTGGCGCTGATCTTCTTCGCCGCGGCCCCGCTGGCCGCGCTGTCGTTCTGGGCTCTGGCCGGCGTGTTCACCCGCTCGGACGCCGTGCGCGTCGTCGGCGGGTTGCTGTGGGTGGCCTTGGGCCTGGCCATGGGGTTGTTCGACGCAGCGAACCTGCCCATGCTGACCGTCATGGTGTTCCTTCCGGCGGCGTTCGCGTTCGCGTTCCGCGCCGTCGGCCTCTATCACACCGAGGACCAGCTGCACCCCCACCGGTCGGTGCAGGCGGCCGCGCTGGCCTCGCTGTGCTTCATCCCCGTCGTGGCCGCCGAGCCGCAGCTGCTGCTGCCGCTGATCGTGACCTTCCTGGTGTTCCTGATCTTCGTGCCGCGCCACCGCGTGATGCTGCTGCTCATGCCGGTGCCGGCCGCGTTCGTGGTCTCGCCGACGCTGGTCAACGCCGTGCGCTATGCGCGCGACGGCGCGTGGCGCCAGCTGTTCGGCGACGTCATGGTCCCGTCCCGCCAGGTCAACGGCGGGCCCGGAGCCGTCAATCTGGCCGACGTGACCGCCCGGGCCTTCGGCCTGGACGCGGGAGGCGGGATCTGGCCGTTCGGCTCCGACCCCTATGCCATCGCGATCGTCGCCGTCTGCGCGCTGCTGGCCATCCTCGCCGTGGTGGCGCTGTGCCTGCCGTTCGCCCTGCGCGTGGCGCGCATGATGTGGGTCGTCAGCCTCACCGGCGCGGCGCTGGCGATCTGCTGCTCGCGCGTGGCCATCGCGGCCGATCTGGACGGCGACGTCGCCGCCTCCGTGCTGCCAGGATTCACGATGATGCTGCTGGGATTCATGTCGTGCATCTGCGTGCTCGCCGGTGGCGCGGTCAAGCGCTTCGTGCCGCTGCGCGTCGCCGCGGGTGCAGCCGCGGACACCTCCGCCGGCACCTCGGGGGCCGCGCATGCGTCACGGCGCGCGGTCGCCGGAACCCGCCCGGCCTCCGCCGCCAGGACGTCCGCCGCCAGGACGTCCGCCGTCGGGACGTCCGCCGCCAGGACGAAGGCGGTTCATCTGGGTCGCGCCCTGCTGGTCGCCGCCCTGGCCCTGTGCACTGTCGCCACCGGCGGCGTGGCGCTGATCGGCCCGCAGCGCCGCAGCGTCGCCGTGTCGCGGTCCGGCCTGCCCATGGTCGCCGTCGACTATCTGCAGCAGGGGGACGATCATCGCATTTTGGCCCTGCGCGCCGCCTCCGAGACCGACGTCGAATTCACGGTGATGCGCACCATGCGCGGCGACCTGGTCGACAGCTCGCCCCTGCAGCGCGTCCGGCTTGCCTTCGAGGGCAACGACGACGCCGACGCCACGATCGCCGCGGCCGGGGCCAGCCTGTTGTCCGGCGCCGATTCGCAGGCCATCGCGCAGATCAGCCGCCTCGGCTTCGGCGGCATCTTCGTGGCCTCCTCGGGCGGCGACGCCGCCACCGCCGGCGAGCAGCTGCAAAGCAACGTGACCGCCTCGGAGGGCACCCAATCCGTGGTCGCCAACGACAGCGGCACGTATTACCGCCTGACCATCAACAGCGCGGACAGCCAGAACATCGATACCTCGTGGCAGCGGCGCACCCAATCCAGCCAATGGCGGTACGCCTGGCTGTGGTGCATGGGCGTGATCGTCACGCTCTACTGCCTGGTGGCGCTGCCGCGACGGTCCTATCGCTATTACCGGGAGGAATCATGA
- a CDS encoding FKBP-type peptidyl-prolyl cis-trans isomerase, translated as MATNMPKVNAEFGATPVITFDGDAPAGLKAVELVEGDGPIVRRGDTVTVNYHGVVWGKSDAFDSSFERHQPASFGIGVGQVIKGWDQTVPGHNVGSRLVISIPPEYGYGSRGVPQAGIGGGDTLVFVVDIISTR; from the coding sequence ATGGCAACGAACATGCCCAAGGTCAACGCCGAATTCGGCGCCACGCCGGTCATCACGTTCGACGGTGACGCTCCCGCCGGCCTCAAGGCCGTGGAACTCGTCGAGGGCGACGGCCCGATCGTGCGCCGCGGCGACACGGTGACCGTCAACTACCACGGCGTGGTATGGGGCAAGAGCGACGCGTTCGATTCCAGCTTCGAGCGCCACCAGCCGGCCAGCTTCGGCATCGGCGTCGGCCAGGTCATCAAGGGATGGGACCAGACCGTGCCGGGGCACAACGTCGGCTCCCGTCTGGTCATCTCGATCCCGCCGGAGTACGGCTACGGTTCGCGCGGCGTGCCGCAGGCCGGCATCGGCGGCGGCGATACGCTCGTGTTCGTGGTCGACATCATCTCGACCCGCTGA
- a CDS encoding WhiB family transcriptional regulator → MNNAFNWRAKAGCRDKDPELFFPVGNTGAAYQQTEEAKAVCRTCKVIDACLKYALDTSEDYGVWGGMSEDERRALKRRTMRARRSQALQQL, encoded by the coding sequence ATGAACAACGCGTTTAACTGGCGTGCCAAGGCCGGGTGCCGCGACAAGGATCCGGAACTCTTCTTCCCGGTCGGCAACACGGGCGCCGCATACCAGCAGACCGAGGAGGCCAAGGCCGTGTGCCGCACCTGCAAGGTCATCGATGCGTGCCTCAAGTACGCGCTGGACACCAGCGAGGATTACGGCGTGTGGGGCGGCATGAGCGAGGATGAGCGTCGCGCGCTCAAGCGCCGCACGATGCGCGCCCGCCGCTCGCAGGCGCTGCAGCAGCTCTGA